The region CCGCAGCTAGGCTTTTTTGCACCATTATACCGGTTGCGACCACTGTAATGTCTTGTCCTGAACGTTTCACATCTGCTACTCCTAAAGGAATAACATATTTTTCTGCTGGTACATCTCCCATTAGCCGATAACTTAATTTATGCTCGTAAAACATGACCGGATTATTGTCTTCAATCGCTGCATGCAATAATCCTTTTGCATCGTAAGGCGTGGAAGGTTGGACTACTTTTAGTCCTGGAATATGAGCAGTCCAGTTTTCCAGACTTTGTGAGTGTTGAGCAGCATGTCCCGTGCCTGATCCGGCTGCTGTGCGCATGACTAAAGGAACAGAAACTTTTCCGCCATACATATAATGGATCTTGGCCGCTTGATTGACTAGTTGGTCCATTGCGATCGTAATAAAATCAGAAAATTGAATTTCAATGATCGGCCGCATCCCTGTCATCGCTGCTCCTACTGCTGCCCCTGCTAACGCACTTTCTGAAATAGGTGTATTGCGAATTCGTTCCGCTCCATACTTATTGAATAAGCCTTTAGTTGCACCAAATCCGCCGCCGTATAAAGCAATATCTTCTCCCATTAAAAAAACATGTTCATCTTCATCCAACGCTTCATCCAACGCTTCGGTGATAGCTGCTAAATAAGTGAGTTCCCGCATTTTACTCCTCCTCATCGGCGTATACATTTGTTTCCAAGTCTGCCAGTGAGGCATCTTCCATTTGCTCAGCAATTTGAATTGCTTGTTGTACCTTCAGCAAGCTTTCTTGTTTCCATTTATTCAAATCTGATTGGGTTGCCAAATTTGCGGCTAACAATTGCTGCTCTGCTACTATAATCGGGTCTTTTGCATACCAGGCAGTTTCTTCTTCTTTTGTCCGGTATTCACGCTGGTCTGACTTTGAATGGCCCCTGAAACGATAGGTCACCGCTTCTATCAATGTCGGGCCTTCGCCTTTTCGAGCTTTTTCAATTGCCGCATGAGTAGCGTCTATAACTTCAAGCCAATTATTGCCGTCAATTGTTTTCCCTTCAAATCCATAGCTTTCCGCCCGTTTGGACAAGTGAGAAATAGCAGTCATCTGGTGAATCGCACTGCTCATGCCATATTGGTTGTTTTCAATAAAAAAAATAACCGGCAATTGCCAAATGGCCGCTAAGTTTAGTGCTTCATGAAAACTTCCTTCATTGGTCGAACCGTCTCCTGCATAACACACTACAACATGATCAGTTTTCTGCATATGAGCTGTTAAAGCGGCCCCTACAGCGATCGGATAGCCGCCGCCGACAATTCCGTTCGACCCTAAATTCCCATTTTTATTGTCTGCAATGTGCATGCTGCCGCCTTTTCCTTGATTGGTTCCGCCTTTTTTCCCAAACAACTCGCCCATCATAGCTGCCATATCGGTTCCTTTAGCGATCGTGTTGCCGTGTCCTCGGTGAGTGGTGGTAATGTAATCAGTCGGTTTCAATAAATACCCGCTGCCGGCAGCAGTCGCTTCTTGGCCGATGGATAAATGAGTCGTGCCATGTATCTTTCCAGCTGCAAACAACTCTTCTACTTGTTCATCAAAATAGCGGATTTCCCACATTGTCCGGTATATATTTTCGAAATCTTCCTGTTCTAAACCAGCACGATTCGGCAAGCCTCGCTTCATTTTCCCCAGCTCTCCTTCCAATTCTTATTTAGCGTTCTTATTGTGTCTTAGTATAGCCCTTTTAAAGCAAGCTGGTCAATTGTTCCTGACCAGAAAAACAAGAACGTTCCAGGTTCGAATCGAATGGCGGTTAAGGACCATATGAATAGAAATCCAGACTACTTATGGCACATAAAAGGAGTTTAGGCACCGTATCCTTTATTTTTCTTCACACTTAAGGTCTGTATCAGGACTTTTAGGACCATATACCTGTAAATTCAAACCAGATATAGTCCTAAATCATTTCTTTCCGCTCAAATCAAACTCGTTACAAGAGTCTTTCTGAAAGTTTTCTGTAAATTTGCTATAATAAGGATATGAACGAATACGACTCTTAATAAAGGAAGTAGATTTATGTCTTCGATCGCTAAAAAAGACTTTTTAACTAACCAAACTTATGAATTATACGAGGCAGCAACGATGCCTTTTAAAAACCAAACCATTTCTCATTTTGCTTTAGCTGATAGCCTAATGACTCATATCGGCAAGCAACAACAGCCCGCTGCTTTGCATTTTTGGCCGACGCAAAATTTGGTGATTCTAGGGATGATGGATACTAAACTCCCCTATTTCTCAAATAGTATAAAGGTTATTCAATCTTATGGACAAGATTACATCGTTCGCAATTCGGGAGGATTAGCAGTGGTAGGAGACGCTGGAGTGTTAAATTTTTCTCTTGTTTTTCCTGAAGAAC is a window of Carnobacterium mobile DSM 4848 DNA encoding:
- a CDS encoding alpha-ketoacid dehydrogenase subunit beta — translated: MRELTYLAAITEALDEALDEDEHVFLMGEDIALYGGGFGATKGLFNKYGAERIRNTPISESALAGAAVGAAMTGMRPIIEIQFSDFITIAMDQLVNQAAKIHYMYGGKVSVPLVMRTAAGSGTGHAAQHSQSLENWTAHIPGLKVVQPSTPYDAKGLLHAAIEDNNPVMFYEHKLSYRLMGDVPAEKYVIPLGVADVKRSGQDITVVATGIMVQKSLAAAEQLAAEGISLEVVDPRTLVPLDTKTILASVQKTGRLLIVHEAVKRSGFGGEIASIVAESSAFYALKKPIHRLGGKAIPMPYQKELEHQAIPQVEDILIAAHQLMK
- a CDS encoding thiamine pyrophosphate-dependent dehydrogenase E1 component subunit alpha — its product is MKRGLPNRAGLEQEDFENIYRTMWEIRYFDEQVEELFAAGKIHGTTHLSIGQEATAAGSGYLLKPTDYITTTHRGHGNTIAKGTDMAAMMGELFGKKGGTNQGKGGSMHIADNKNGNLGSNGIVGGGYPIAVGAALTAHMQKTDHVVVCYAGDGSTNEGSFHEALNLAAIWQLPVIFFIENNQYGMSSAIHQMTAISHLSKRAESYGFEGKTIDGNNWLEVIDATHAAIEKARKGEGPTLIEAVTYRFRGHSKSDQREYRTKEEETAWYAKDPIIVAEQQLLAANLATQSDLNKWKQESLLKVQQAIQIAEQMEDASLADLETNVYADEEE